TCCATTTCCGCAGCAATGACGAATTCGAGCGGCTGCACGGAATGATTAAAAATCAAGATCAAAACGAACATCAAAGCTACGCGGGTTAGCCAACCGACAAGCTTTTATGTACACCTGAACACTGCCGATGAGATTGCGGAAAACAGGAACGAGTGATAGCATGATCTAATTGCATCGGGTTAATGAATCCGATTCGGGGCGTAGCTCAGCCTGGCAGAGCGCTACGTTTGGGACGTAGAAGTCGCTGGTTCGAATCCAGTCGCCCCGACCATCCGGGCGTTCCTGTGCCCGAGGTTCGAAGCGGTCGTCCCTGCAGTTCCCGAAGGCCTGAATGCCCTCCGGTTGATCGGCCTGCCTTGGACGCCGTATGCTCCTGGCCGCAGGAGAACCTCGATCTCCGGGCGATGGTCGAAGCTCCCGCCCGAGAGGCCGACATTGCGTGCACGACGATCGATCACCTGGTCGCTGCAGAAGAGGCACCAGCGTGACAACGGCGCTTCAACGAAAGAGACGTCCAATGCCCGAGCTCCCGAGCCCCGAATCCAAGCACCCGGCACGTCTCGCAGCCTGGCGCTCCATGGACGCCGTGGCCCGCGGCGACCGGAAGGCCTGGCTCGACGGCTTCGCCGACGACGCAATCGTCGAAGATCCGATTGGGAAATCCATTCTCGATCCGGACGGCCAGGGACACCGGGGAAAACAGGCGATCGCCGCATTCTGGGACAAGAACATCGCAATCGGGCGCCCGATCTTCAGCCTCCAACACTCTCTCGTTTCGGGCAACGAATGCGCGAACGTGGGCACGCTGATGATCCAGTTCGAAGACGGCGCCATGTCGAAGATCTTTGGCGTCTTCGTCTACCGGGTAAATGATGCGGGCAAGGTCGTCTCGCTTCGGACCTATTGGGAAATGGCGGATCTGGAGATGGTGCCGCCCTTCTCCGAGCGCGGGACGGGCTAGATTTGCCCGATCCCGCTGGCTCTTCCATTTGCCAGCAGAGCAGGAACGCCCATTGATCTCGCCGATTCGTGTCGAGCCAGCGGACTCGTGAAATCCCGCTCGGCTCTCGCGCTCCTCACCTTGCTCGCTTGCACGCCGAGCGACCGTGCACCAACGCCGGCCTTCGAGCGGGCGCGCGCCCAGGGCTCGACCGCCGATCGGGAGTGGCGAACCTATCTGGGCGATCGCAGCGTTTCCCACTACTCACCCCTCGACCAGATTGATCGCGATGGCGTTGCCAGTCTCGAGGTAGCCTGGAGCTACGATGCGGGCGAGGCCTCGGAGCACAACGTCTCGCAGATCCAATTCAACCCGCTCGTGGTCAAGGGCGTGCTGTATGGAGCTTCGCCCTCTCTACGGCTCTTTGCCCTGGATGCCGCCAGCGGCGAGGAGCTGTGGAGCTTCCGCCCGGATGCGGACCCGAATGCCTGGAACCCGAGCCGGGGCGTCGTCTACTGGGAGGACGGCGACGACGAAAGGCTCCTGTTCGGGGCCGGCCCCTACCTCCACGCCGTCGATGCACGCACCGGCCTGCCCATCGACGGGTTCGGAGACGGCGGAAGGGTCGATCTGCGAAAGGGGCTCGGCCGGGATGTCTCCGGCGACCTGATGGGTGTCGTGGCCACCTCTCCAGGAACCCTCTTCGAGGACTTGTTGTTGCTAGGCGCGCGTGTCAACGAGATCGAGGGTGCGGCACCCGGCCATGTTCGCGCCTTCGATGTCCGAACCGGCGAGATCCGTTGGACCTTTCACACGATTCCCCAGCCGGGCGAAGCGGGGCACGAAACCTGGCCCGCGGAAGCCTGGCGGACGGCGGGAGGCGCCAACACCTGGGCAGGCATCAGCGTGGATCAGGAACGGGGTCTGGCCTTCGTCCCCACCGGCTCGGCCACGCCGGATTTCTTCGGGGGCGCCCGCGCCGGAGACGATCTCTTCGCCAACACCCTGCTCGCCCTGGACGCTCGAACCGGCGAACGCCGCTGGCATTTCCAGGTCATTCGTCACGACATGTGGGATCGGGAT
The sequence above is a segment of the bacterium genome. Coding sequences within it:
- a CDS encoding nuclear transport factor 2 family protein, producing MPELPSPESKHPARLAAWRSMDAVARGDRKAWLDGFADDAIVEDPIGKSILDPDGQGHRGKQAIAAFWDKNIAIGRPIFSLQHSLVSGNECANVGTLMIQFEDGAMSKIFGVFVYRVNDAGKVVSLRTYWEMADLEMVPPFSERGTG